Below is a window of Syntrophomonas wolfei subsp. wolfei str. Goettingen G311 DNA.
GCTACAAGGAGTTCTTCCAAATCCATTGGGGGGCTAAATAGGTAGAAAACAGCCCCATGTTTCAAATCCTCCTGAACCTGAATTAACACATCCTCCCTTACGGTTTCAAATAAAGGATGGCCTGGGGTAACCCACTCCAGGGTAGGATCCTTTTTTAACAACTCTTTATTAAAACATATTTGTTTATACTCATGTCCTAACTTGCCAAAACGCGGTTCAAGCGATTCACCAATCTGCCACAGGTTACGGGGTACTCGTCCGGAACGATAAATATGCTCTCCTTTACGAACCGCCTTGGCGGAAACACCGCTAATTTTACTGGCTTCCAAAAAGAAATCCTCGATTACTTCGGGAACCAGGCGCCGTTCCCTGGCCTCGGCAGACTTGCCAATAATGGCAGATAAGTTCAGCTCCTTTTTTGCCAGGCCTTCCAGAGCTGAATGAGTTATATTCTTAAATCGTTCGGTATCAACCTCTTTTATAATGCGATCCTTGATAACGTCTTCAGTGGTATTGCGCGTGTACATATTGCGCACCATTTTTTCCAATTCATTAGCCGGGAAAATATCGCCCAAAACATTGAACACCTTACCGGTACGTTTTGGATCCAGATCATCCTCTATCTTATGAATGCGTTCGAAAAGCTTGTTTAATACCCTGCCTTCACGGGTATTGGTAGATACAAAATTGAGAATCAAGCAGTCTTTTCCCTGTCCGTAACGATGGATACGGCCCATGCGTTGCTCCAGCCGAACTGGATTCCAGGGAATATCATAATTGATCATGAACCAGCAAAACTGCAGGTTTATTCCTTCTCCAGCGGCTTCGGTGGCCACCATGACCTGACAATCTTCTCTAAACTCCCGTTCTGCATAAATACGAGTACCAGGAGCATCCCGATCACCAATCTTCATACCGCCATGAATCTGGGTCACCGTTAGGCCCCAATCCTGCAGTTTCCCAACCAGATAGGTCAAGGTATCTTTATGCTCGGTAAAAATAAGGAGCTTCATCTTAGGATCATCAAATAATCCATGTTGAATAAGGGTATCTTTTAGCTTAATGAGTTTGCTTTCAGCTTCTCTTTTTTCCAGATCCAGGGCCTGATTAATCAATCGGCCCAGTTGAATTATCTCTTCTTGCAAAGCCACCGGGTCAACCGAGGCTACAATATCTTCCAACTGAGCAATAATTTCTGCCTGTTCTTCTTCGGGCAGGTCATCAAAATCCTCCGGCAGTTTTTTGTTCACCTGCTCTTTACGGTAGGCTTCCGGGTCGGCCAGAATCTGTTCTCTCTTTAATTTCATTCTTTCCAAGGTTCTGCGTACTGCATAAACACTAGAAGCAAATCTTCGTTGCAGCATGGCCATGGTAAATGCCAAAGCCCTGCCTCGGGCTGAATCATCCTGGGCGGCCTTGATAGATTGGTCTTCTACATATCGGGTCAGGGCCTCATAAAAATCCATTTCATCCAGATCGATTTGGAAATCAGCAGTCTGTACGTTCCTTTTAGTAAAAAGCGTCATGATATCGCCGGTCTCCGGGTCAGGAAATGTTACGAGCGCTTCTTTGACCCGGCGCAGATAAAATGGGGCACTCTGCCTGCGCATAGCTTCCTCCAGGCTTTTTACATCCCCATATACATCTTTATCGAGAAGTTCAAGAAAGAGACAAAAATTAGCTGGATCGCCTTTATGCGGGGTGGCCGTCATAAGTAGATAATGATCGGTCATTTCGGAAAGAGATTCCCCTAGCTTATAAGCCAGGGTCTTTTTATCAGCACTATATGCACTCATTTTGTGAGCTTCATCCACAATAATTAAATCCCAGTGACTGCGCAATAAGCTT
It encodes the following:
- a CDS encoding helicase-related protein; this encodes MSDINTFLEQLKPNVVIKGPLFPESIQIITTMPLADSIRIFGKGLNTNQAYDNILSLAQLNELDITPDKEPFDGDAKRFRLGIEAMRLGLAYEYDPYFSLSIARVDPLPHQLEAVYDYFLKLPRIRFLLADDPGAGKTIMAGLLIKELKIRGIIKRILIVTPANLSFQWQREMKDRFRENFKVIRGDVLRANYGANPWQDENQVITSISWVSRIEDANESLLRSHWDLIIVDEAHKMSAYSADKKTLAYKLGESLSEMTDHYLLMTATPHKGDPANFCLFLELLDKDVYGDVKSLEEAMRRQSAPFYLRRVKEALVTFPDPETGDIMTLFTKRNVQTADFQIDLDEMDFYEALTRYVEDQSIKAAQDDSARGRALAFTMAMLQRRFASSVYAVRRTLERMKLKREQILADPEAYRKEQVNKKLPEDFDDLPEEEQAEIIAQLEDIVASVDPVALQEEIIQLGRLINQALDLEKREAESKLIKLKDTLIQHGLFDDPKMKLLIFTEHKDTLTYLVGKLQDWGLTVTQIHGGMKIGDRDAPGTRIYAEREFREDCQVMVATEAAGEGINLQFCWFMINYDIPWNPVRLEQRMGRIHRYGQGKDCLILNFVSTNTREGRVLNKLFERIHKIEDDLDPKRTGKVFNVLGDIFPANELEKMVRNMYTRNTTEDVIKDRIIKEVDTERFKNITHSALEGLAKKELNLSAIIGKSAEARERRLVPEVIEDFFLEASKISGVSAKAVRKGEHIYRSGRVPRNLWQIGESLEPRFGKLGHEYKQICFNKELLKKDPTLEWVTPGHPLFETVREDVLIQVQEDLKHGAVFYLFSPPMDLEELLVA